A portion of the Acipenser ruthenus chromosome 38, fAciRut3.2 maternal haplotype, whole genome shotgun sequence genome contains these proteins:
- the LOC131707081 gene encoding macrophage mannose receptor 1-like → MASPSPPAAADPQDTTTVQSDSQSSPTTQPAASQTPDGGEQSQQPSTMGGTSPRASSPWHSSSWLPGTSPAVTGTPVPEELHLISDSMVWPEAWQYCRDHYTDLVSLTSLAAQNRVSELVRNSTASRFWIGLHRTVVYDKWYWVAGKDKRAPLNYTNWAPGEPNNPYYEHCGEMVLGEDGGAEWNDLCCYEKLPFICFKG, encoded by the exons ATGGCCAGCCCCTCTCCTCCTGCAGCAGCGG ATCCACAGGACACCACCACTGTTCAGTCTGACTCTCAGAGCTCTCCAACCACCCAGCCAGCCGCTTCCCAAACACCAGATGGAGGAGAACAATCCCAGCAGCCTTCCACGATGGGCGGCACCTCTCCTCGAGCCAGCTCCCCATGGCACTCCAGCTCCTGGCTCCCTGGCACTTCACCCGCAGTAACAG GCACTCCAGTCCCTGAGGAGCTCCACCTGATCTCTGACAGTATGGTCTGGCCGGAGGCTTGGCAGTACTGCAGAGATCACTACACTGACCTAGTGAGCCTCACAAGCCTGGCTGCACAGAACAGAGTGTCGGAGCTCGTCAGGAACAGCACTGCGTCGCGATTCTGGATCGGCCTGCACAGAACCGTGGTGTATGATAAATGGTACTGGGTTGCTGGTAAGGATAAGAGGGCCCCCCTAAACTACACTAACTGGGCCCCTGGGGAGCCCAACAATCCTTACTATGAGCACTGCGGGGAGATGGTGCTGGGGGAGGATGGGGGGGCTGAGTGGAATGATCTGTGCTGCTATGAAAagctcccctttatctgtttcaaaggttaa
- the LOC131706900 gene encoding lithostathine-1-like, whose translation MCSLAFLIVSACALMVSLSVCCPQRRYHVVRDVMTWDQARQHCQSNFIDLVSVRSEEEMQAVKALISRVSDYCFLLGLRRNTVHWPWKWSTGEAFQYNNWASQEPPAVGECVAMNPSGVWLTGPCDYPISFVCLAGPSALCGQREYFLVHSVKNADEAREHCRSLYTDLVSITSQDVLLDIEQLMNKTTSNTDYWIGLRRDGGSWGWGNGETFSYSNWGETWSTSDCVTLKTSDWNFGAWQMNNCSDNNKFICYKGHHHCSV comes from the exons ATGTGCAGCCTGGCTTTCCTCATCGTGTCCG ccTGCGCATTGATGGTGAGTCTCTCAGTCTGCTGCCCTCAAAGAAGATACCACGTCGTCAGAGATGTAATGACCTGGGACCAAGCTCGCCAACACTGTCAAAGTAATTTCATTGATCTGGTTAGTGTTCGCAGTGAAGAGGAAATGCAGGCAGTTAAGGCACTGATTTCCCGGGTCTCAGATTACTGTTTTTTGCTGGGTCTGCGCAGAAACACAGTACACTGGCCTTGGAAATGGTCAACTGGTGAGGCCTTTCAATACAACAATTGGGCGAGTCAGGAACCACCTGCTGTTGGAGAGTGTGTAGCTATGAATCCCAGTGGAGTGTGGCTAACTGGGCCTTGTGATTACCCTATCAGCTTCGTCTGTTTGGCAG GACCTTCTGCGCTGTGCGGTCAGAGGGAGTACTTCCTGGTTCACTCAGTGAAGAATGCGGACGAAGCCAGAGAACACTGCAGATCTCTGTACACAGACCTGGTGAGCATCACAAGCCAAGACGTGCTCCTGGATATCGAACAGCTGATGAACAAAACCACTTCCAATACCGACTACTGGATAGGACTGAGGAGGGACGGTGGGTCTTGGGGCTGGGGAAACGGGGAAACTTTCAGCTACAGCAACTGGGGAGAGACATGGAGCACTTCAGACTGTGTGACGCTCAAGACCTCTGATTGGAATTTTGGGGCATGGCAGATGAACAACTGCAGTGACAACAACAAGTTCATCTGCTACAAAG GACACCACCACTGTTCAGTTTGA